In the genome of Panulirus ornatus isolate Po-2019 chromosome 7, ASM3632096v1, whole genome shotgun sequence, the window tataggtgctataggcgctttggcctaactggaggtGTTATCCatgtgaaatgaaaagtttgtaacatcttatgtaatatgaaactgtgtaatgtatgtactgaaatacgaattgtaacatcttatgtaatatgaaactatgtaatgtatgtactgaaatacgaattgtaacatcttatgtaatatgaaactatgtaatgtatgtacagaaatacgaattgtaacatcttatgtaatatgaaactatgtaatgtatgtactgaaatacgaattgtaacatcttatgtaatatcaacccactggggtctgactaagacccttggTGAccccttgtaatccttttgcgctaccgctcacaggatgaacatggggtgcacaataaatttgccggggacaccaACACAAATTAATCATACAATGGTGGATGATCTCTATATGAACTTCTCCGAAGTTAAACTTCTTCCCAGCGTCATAACCACTGAGTCTGTTATATAGACAACGTAATTTGCATATGGCCGAATCATGAAGAATCAGACGATTTTCTCCCTTGACATAGTAATCTAATAATTCTACAAAATACATcaatgaagatgaagaaagaggGTACCTTGCCTTTTTAGGATGTCACAGTGCACAGACATAAGAACTAGTTTAAGTTCAGCATTCTTAGAAAACCTACAGAGTAGAACAATCCCAGTTGACCTCAATGTGAGTTTGTGCGCACCTCAACGGAAGTCTACGATTTCTTGATGGGGAAACTTATGAAAACGCATCATCCTTGAAGGATCCATGACCTTTACAGACAGATTTGCTTGAGCCATCATATCACAACACCTTCCCGAGACTACCTCGACTACTTAGGGAATTTGATATCAACATTAAGGACAACAAGACAGCGAGGGAAATTGTTCGTAAAAATTCGCCTGAAGGTTCAGTTGGTCGTTTACCAGATACCATACAAGGAATGCAATATAGTTTACtttggagaaagtggaaaatAGATAATTTTAAGAATAAAGCGGCACCAGTttagtgttcatgttggacaaGAACCAGTTGCTTTATTCCTGCATGATGCGAGATTTCAGTCACCCTAATGACTACAGCAACGCTCAGAAAATTGCATCTTGTCTTTCAACTGTGAggagaaatatcatggaatctaGCATTATTAACATAGCTTTCATAATCATGTCAGTATCAGTCTAGTCATATATGAATCAGACTCTTTCATTATAAAAAGAATCGTTCACATGTCCAGTTTATGAGCTGTTCCCTGACCTGACACCTGCTTTGGATCCACCTACTTTTGCCTTTGGTCATCCGTCCTTTGCCTTTGGTGATCATATTTCTTACTTGACCTTCTCGCCTgaccttcctgtgtgtgtgtgtgtgtgtgtgtgtgtgtgtgtgtgtgtgtgtaaaataaaaCTAACATTTTTTTCAATATCTCTAAATTCCTGAAGATGTAAAATAATTAAGAAAGCACTCGGAtcttcgtgtatcattttccttgtggatttccaaatatatatatatatatatatatatatatatatatatatatatatatatatatatatatatatatcgttaccaGACTCCACTTACTTGTGATTACGTTGAGTGAAAAATTACTTTCGGTAAGGTTGTATCGTCGGTGTACAATCTTGTCACAGAACTCCTAACTCTAAAAAGAGTCCAACGATTCCCTGCTTCTGAGTGTAACGCAGCCTTAAAGCTACAGAAAGAGTCCTGAGATTATATGacaaagaatgatgatgatgatgatgataatgataatgataataaaacaaaaaactgCTACATTTTCGACTGGAAGATAACTGGTTATCTAGACTTCATTTCTGTTTTCTGAATTCATGTGCAGATATGAAGGACTGCAGTATTCAAACGTAAGTCACTGGTTGAAAGAAAGTGGTAAAATTAAAGAAAACGATAAAACCAAGAAATGAGATATGCTCTCTGATCTCGGATGTGATTCTAAGTTTACAAAATCATCCTCACTGATAAAGGCTGTATAATGATACACACTCACATGAACACTGCACATCAGCTTGGTAGACCATgcagtacttggcaagctgctgcgtcacatgattgctgtgtggccgttggcaactcgagggcaGGCCGTTTTGAAGTGTTTCCtcccctgcacctcgaagctttggaactctttaccctcatGACACATTTTAAGAGACAGGTTTATCACTCCCTCTAGAGTTCGTAAAcgctttcccttgtctctactttttccctttcacaatcCTTTCTATCATTCTATCAAGGTctggccttcatgtggacttttgtctgtgattggagcctccaacgtcaaaaaaaaacaaaaaacacctattgaaccatatatataacacagtgaTGGATCTAACGTTGTCATATGTACATAGGAAGGTTGATAGGTCATTGGCCCTTTGCCAGGACATTAAGAGATTGAGACGAATTTAACCTTTGGTGTCTTGTCTAATGCAGTCTGAGCCTCCCGGAGTTCGTCTAGGTACAGAAGGATCCCGCACACCGAGACGCTCACGTCGGAGCAGTAGTGTTGTGGGGGTAAGGAGGAGTTAATCTTATCTTGGGGAACCCGTTTCCCCCTCATGTCCCTCTGAGTTGCTTGCTCGTAGACGGAGGCAACTCGTTCAAACATCTGTTGGCTGCTGCTCCACTCCTCAGACTCGGCCATTTCTCTCAGAAAGAGTGTCTTCAGGGCTCGTTCGGGGAGGCCCTCAAACCCAAGGGAGAGTGTGTGCCACGGGGTACACTGTCGTCCACTACTCACCTCAGGCGACCACCAGCACTTGCGCAAAAGTTGGTTCACAAAATGGCAGGCCAACCAAACCTTCCTCTGGTTACTGGCCAGGGCAGTGAAGGCGTCCCTCTCGTACATATATGGCCGACATAGCCACTCGTTGTCCACATTAACAACGTGCAGACGTGGGCTGCCTTCTGAGCCTCTCGCTCGGCCTGGGTCTGAGGACGAACCGTCAGCACAGTCATCAGATGAAAGCACAGCCGGCAGTACTGGGGCAACGTGGCTCCTTAGTAGTAAgatcttcccgtcagtgttccaTATCCAGTGAAGATACACACCGCTCGCTGTGGTCATGACAAATGGCGGCGCCAGGGATATATCTGACGCCAGAGGCTCATGTGTTCTCACTAATGTCTTTACCAAGTGAGCAAAGAAGTTCTTGAAAGTGTCAGCAGCAGAGAGCTGAGAGTCGTGTGGGATGAGCTCGGGCACCACTGTCCTTCTGTCATTGGTCACCACCTCCCTGCAGACAACGTCAGCGCCGCTGCCAGGGGACGCCTCACGGACGCTGACCTCATAGATGAAGCTAACGTCGCTGAAGTTCAGCCTCCCGCTGCCCTCCATGGGGGAGCCAACGAGGATGAGTTTACCTTGGAATC includes:
- the LOC139749462 gene encoding uncharacterized protein produces the protein MLHVSATHGQMNVTEYLLHCGADLELLTVGGFTAAHLAALAGQKKSFEYILAFMSHKGLTTMTKCLIGLSPSEMMVKYDEVCRNSKLPLLAYEDALHIQNEAGEDIQAHELLRKKGKILNINLPEDLLRTACKEADSNKFSVQKCLRKLEEETANLCKQITDPRFQGKLILVGSPMEGSGRLNFSDVSFIYEVSVREASPGSGADVVCREVVTNDRRTVVPELIPHDSQLSAADTFKNFFAHLVKTLVRTHEPLASDISLAPPFVMTTASGVYLHWIWNTDGKILLLRSHVAPVLPAVLSSDDCADGSSSDPGRARGSEGSPRLHVVNVDNEWLCRPYMYERDAFTALASNQRKVWLACHFVNQLLRKCWWSPEVSSGRQCTPWHTLSLGFEGLPERALKTLFLREMAESEEWSSSQQMFERVASVYEQATQRDMRGKRVPQDKINSSLPPQHYCSDVSVSVCGILLYLDELREAQTALDKTPKVKFVSIS